Within the Erpetoichthys calabaricus chromosome 1, fErpCal1.3, whole genome shotgun sequence genome, the region gagtcctggcctgatgaggtagctcttctgtgttgtgccatccacTTCGCCAGTTGTTGTTTGGCTTCCCTAATATATGATTCAcagcaatcctcttggcacttaactgcataaactatattactctgtctgtgccaGGGCACCCGATCCTTGGGGTAGACCAATTTTTCCCTAGcgtttggggtttgaaagccaccttgacctggtgttttgaaaaaatgcatctcagctgttccgatactcctgacataTAAGACatcaccaaaggttttcgctTGGGCAGtggttgtccttcctctctcctggattgcttCAAGCATTctttgttagtcaatggtgccaaggtactgtttataaggttggagaaactgccaaaagagatcctactctgctggcccttgagcaagacccttaacctgtaattgctccaggggtgctgttcaatggctgaccctgtgctctgaccccaaggggtatgtgaaaactaacaaattcctaatatgagaaatcgtataaggcgaaataaagaacaaaaaaaaaaacctgcagtcaagtgagactgaggaagtcacgtttcatcactcatccaagcatcaggaaaaaaacgatgtccagatgaacagaatcaactttctagaatatgGAAGCTCATAGAAGAGAAGCTATCACAAGTGTTTACTTTTAAGAAAACTAAGCAAGGTTTCGTGTTAGTACATCTACAGGCATTTAAATGTACATATCAAGGCTTATCAATACTTTAGGCCACAgatgttgaactccaggcctggagggccgcagttgctgcaggttttcattctaacacttttcctaATCTGTGACCAGGTTTCACTCCTAactaacttcttttcctttcaggttaatagccttgtttttaagggtTCAATAtcacatattgtgtgatgggcacagtttagctggtcatgtggtggctcattttgtgtgtcattattgtttggctgctaatcaaGGAACAAGAAACAACTAAGTGGCCTGAGTCATGTTAATTTACTGTAAACTAAGGCAAATGAAgtaaacagcaaaaactggtcacttattacgaagatggttagaatgaaaacctgcagcctaaCACCCCTGCTTTAGGCCATTGGGCAAAACACATTTTACTAGCTATCTTGATCAATATAAGAGTTTGAGTTGGTTTACTTAAAGGCttgtgtttttctctcttttgagCAAATGCCTATTAGCTCATGGCCGTCTTCTTCCATTCCTAGTAGCTTGGCCTCTGTGCTGGCAGGCAAGATAGGCAATAACATGCAACCTCACACTGTACTAAAAGGCCATTAACAACccaagtggggaaaaaagcacgaaatgtcaactttaatctcaaaatttccactttaatcacgtagtttattttgtcattaaagtagaacatcataaacttcatctcaaAATCgtgtaatttactagtttctcaaatcccatcataactaaagtagcatgttaaatgctttgttttgtatttgatcttctatgtgtacTATGCGCTTCTTaaaagggctttctcttcctccgacaggacacagaatccattacattcataatattacagctctctgaatgattaatatactgagatgtatacatgatatcattttcatgatagttaaacatgggaacacgtggtgcagtgattgttcctgcctcacacaagatgcttgctgcgccatgtgcgaccttcgatgaaagagacagtactgctgcaataaagtatttcaaacatactaacccccaattcctgtcctcacttttctttctccaaatacccaatcgccacacagtcagctctgtaatagacattaagccatctgtaagcttagaacgcagattcttcaaaacttttcaggaacattgaaatatcttcgtagtacatgtttaattattgtatctttccagtgtcgcgccagccccagcaagaatacagtgcgaggcaggaacaatctgtgaacggagcacCAGATCTTTGCTAGTgcagcaacaccgtgtcctcacatgttttaattattaacaatatagattatttaaatgaagttagttttatctgtataatataataaacatattttgctgcatttcatcttaaaaatattgtcatatgtaaatacgcgctttctaaagtggctcaggttgtgcaatattataactgtattgcaagtttacagtgaggtaattgtacttgtaagtacaaagcgttctacaaggagcacttgatggactgattgagtgcgtttatagttcttgggatgagactgtttctgaaccgcaaggtccgtacaggaaaggctctgaagcatttgacatgtgagagcagttcaaataggcagcatggttgaggcagcgtgtgcttgatgctgtataccgataaatCTCTTTCCGATCAGTTGAAGTAgttctgtgattccacactccgaTACAGTGAtctaaatactccgagtggtgcagtgagagtaatatggaaaaagatgatccgctgtggcaacccctaatgggagcagctgaaagaagaaggtgcagtgagagtaacaacgctaaagcagctatggtgtttagaatagtttgaccattctgtggcccattaaattgttacaggttaattacaatcggatgcattaaactaataaacaatatgcagttaatttcagtgtatttataaagctgtgtcagggatgtggatctaaaaaagaaagggaaaccacactggaatagtagcactgctttgacgctgggtgccgccagtttgcaaaaccgagcagagaacttgcgtacccCAGGGTTTGAggtagtgtgaaaatgtgtgtggctttatgccaagtttaggttttatacatcgcgatttgagcttggaaacgggcttacgcaacatttttgtgcgtacgcattgtttatacttgaggccccaggagattatGAGAGAAGGTATGGAGCCAAGTCATTATCATTATCCAAGTTGTGATGTTTCATCTTCCTGCTTCAGGTTGTGTTCACAATTTTCTGTTTGGACTATTCCGTGAGAAACAAGTTGATcactgttgatttgttacttggtcaggataaaaagcaattaaactttttttatatttttagtcaAAGAACAAACTTAAATGTATTTCATGTATATCTCTTCACTCCAAATGCAGTCTGACcagaaaaaaatggcattttgattattttgtacatttgacTAAGGTAAAAGTTTAACATTGTGTAACAAACCAGAGAATTATTTTACTGTTCTTTTATATGAATTGTTCGACTTGGAGCTCTGTGTTTGTTGGTTACTCAGGGGGACGTTCTGATTTGGAAACTTACATTTACTGTCTCTGTAGTAGCACATGAACAAAGCATATTTTACAAGCTTCTAAAGCACAAGTTTAGTCGTCTTGGTCTCTGTAACCACATATTTTTGTCAGTGGTGGATTTTAGAGAGCATAATTCTTTTAGACTttgtcatttaaacatttaacGTCCATCAATAAAcctttcagtgttttgtttttgtttaataaactggACCCATTAGTTTTATTAAGTGGAGATGTGCCTTTCAGCTCTTGTAATATCTGGATTGACGTGTCAAAAAAAGTTGAATCCAGTaaacaaataagcaaataagAGAAGGCCGGAAGGTGTTGTAGTACATTTTGGGACCTTGCTGTCCTCTCGTACTCCTCTGTTCGAGTGATTATTATATTaaaagttttaacttttttttttttcctgaaggcAATGTGATCTATTAATTGGTAGATAAAAATATGCCATGGTGGATATTAAAATATTCTAACTTACCTATGTTTATAAGTTCATTAAAATGTACATGTGAGAACAATGCCctgaactaaaattaaaatcattatatttttaagaGACAATTGCATGTTCtcaaagacacaaaatatttgaaatagcaatttgttttcttatttacatAGGTTCATAAAAAGTTATTGAAAGAGAGAACTTGCCTAAAAAAACTGGACCCACATTTTGGGTTtgatacagtttgtttgttcagcTCAGAAGCTGTTTGGAGAGGAACCACAATGGCTCGAAACTAGGAAGAATGTCTAATTTATATCCTTTGGTTACTCTTTGCAAAAGTAAAATGGCTTGCATAAGCACCTTAAGCAATATGCAGAGTGATTTGTTTTTAACACCTTTATCTCAAAACTAGAGAGAGAAGCTTACATGAGGATCACGTTTCTTAACAGTAGAATTTATTCGAAGCATAAAGAAAGAGGAGCTAACTTGTTTCTTAACATAAGAGCTCTAATGacaaaaacttatttttaaatgatgaagAAGATGTCTCTGAGCAAAGTTTAGACAAGTCCACAGTACATTGCAGCATCTTGTCTTGACAGAAGTGCATGTGTATAGATGTTGACTTGAGTGAGTGAAGCCTAGCCTTGCTAATTAACGAAATCTGTAGTTTTTCTTGTATGCAGCAACACCATTCTTTAGGTCAGACTTTGTGAAAAACATCTACAAAAAGCTGATTTGAGAGATTGAAGTGTGTTAGTATTTGTTTGCTTCAGTGATCTTTTGAAAGTATGGTACAGCATTCACTGTTTTTTGGCCACCACATGATTAGATTTAGATTAGATGGGAAATTTAGAATGTGCATGTCTTGTTACTGCTTGGCAAGCAAGCCAGAGATCTGATCCCGATTAATTAACTCTTGCTTACTGTGATAACAATTTTTCAGAAAGTGAatggttatttttgaatatgcacTTGGGTTCCTTCATAAATTGGAATATCATGCAGTTAATTCAAAgatgaaattattttcttttttaggatAGCCCTTACTCGGTCTGCTTTGTATGTTTCATCTTTGTAAAAGGTACATGATAATGCCGAAGCCTCAGGATTGTAGAAGTTAGGATGTGCAGAATTTCTTATGCagtgcatattttaaaatacagtatttaagaagTTTGTATTTCTCACAATTTCCATTCACTTTCTGATTTGAAATCTCTTAAATTGGCAGTAAGTATTTCACTGTCCAGCCTTTCAGAACTGTCAATTGTTAGTAGctaggcaatttttttttttaaacctcaaaTAACTGTATATTACAGTGGTATGTTTTGTTGTGGATTGTTTGCTGGTGTAATCTTCAAGTTGATGGCACAGGGCTGATGCATGTgtcatttttactattttttttattataggatTATCATCTTTGAAAGGCAAAGGGAAGAactaatacatatttttatactgaaaagttgaacagaaatgcaaaatggGATGGTATGGTACCAAGCATCTGATTCTGCAGGTGCTCCTTCTTTGCacaggacaaataaagtatctacagGTGGTATAGATCAACATAATGGTGGACCTGTCTCCCAGCATCCTGTGTCATCTGGCCAAATGTCTGGAACTTTGCAAAGTAAGGAGGATTTTGCACAGGATAGCAGCATGCTGCTCTTCAAGGTTAACTCTTCTCCGCATTTTCAACATTTGATGTATGTCGATACAAAAAGAAACTCTAACCCTGGAAGACACCAGTTGCCTGTACAGTGCATTAATATAAACCCTTCTCAATCTGACAATCGTATACAGTCCAAACAGTCTTTTCTTAAAGGAGCAACCAAAAAAAAGCCAGTGCTCATAGATGGGAATTCACAGATCCAACATTCCGCTTTTCTTGAACAATATGCTAATCATTCAATTCAGAATTCTGCATATCTACCACCTCCGTACAATGTAAACAATGCTCGCTATTCTGCAAATTTAAATTCTAGAAATGACAATCCTACAGTATTTTCATCATCTCTGGAAAGAAATGATTGTTACAGCTCAAATGATAATTCCTCCAGCATAAATGCATCTCAGGCCTTTTCAATGGCATCAGGTATTCATGCATCAAACAGACCCGTTTCAGTTTCACACACATTTTCCCAAAAACATAATTTGCTACGAAACATGAACAAGATGGTCAATGGTCATTTGCACTCAAATGGACAAATAAGCCGAAATGTTCCCATAAGTGCAGTTGAGAATGAAATGTCTCAGAGTTGCAGATCTGATCAAAGTTCTTCATCCTTTATGGATGCAAACCACAGCAGAAAACTGCTACCAGCCCAGGATGCTAGTAGTTATAACCACAATGGAATTAATAACCATCAGACTGCACAAAGTCGCGTACTTTCACAAGACGGCCCCTCTGTTTTACCTGAGTATTTGAGGCACCATTTGACAAACTGCATCCCCTTCGTGTTGTCAGATGCAAGTGTTAGGAACCATAATGAAGATGCCCTGCGGAAATGCTTGGGAAATTCTACCTCTGGATTATCCTATGTAGAAGACCACCAAGGCTACTTTGTAAAGCCAACAAGTGTATCAAATTTAAAATGCCAAAGTGTTTCAACTCTTTCCAAAACTTCCCAAATGACACAAAATTCTTCTCCAGTATGTCAGAACATTTCTTCTATGCAGCCAGTTCCCCAGATGCTCCAGAATCCTGCTACACATCAGAGCATTTCTTCCATACACCCAAATTCACAAAAGGCTCAGATTTCTTCTACAGCACTCCAGAACATTTCTGCTCTGCAGCCAATTCTGCAAATGCTCCAAAGTCCTACTGTAGCACACCAAAACATTTCTATGCAGCCAAATCACCAGATGTCCCAAAATTCTATTGCAGCATACCCAAGCATTTCATCTACTGTTCAGGCTACCCAGAAGGTTCAGATTCCTTCTGCGACACTCCAGAACATTTCTTCTTTGCAGCCAATCCCCAAAATGCTCCAACGTCCTTCTGTAGCAAACCAAAACATTTCTATTCAGCCAAATCCCCAGATGTCCCAAAATTCTACTACAGCATACCCAAACATTTCATCTACTGTTCAGACAACTCGGATGCCCCAAAATTCTGTTTCCAAGATGCCCCCAAGCCTTTCTGCTGCTTTTCCGTCAAGACCAGCTTttataaaacaaagcataatgGAGCAGCAGACTTCTTATTCACACCAGAAAGCATTATTAAATAGTAACAAGAATGCCTGTAGTGGTGAAACCAGTCAGAATTCAAGCACTACCTTTGATGAGATATTGTCTTATCTAGCCAGTGACATTAATCAAATGAATctgataaatcaaaacaaaaataaagtaactgAAAATGACCCAACTGTCAACAGTTTAAGACCATCTAAAGGTGTTTCTGTCTCAGTGGCAAAAGGGCAAGTTTCATCTGAAATGTCCCAGCATCTAAATGCTCCCCAGCACACAATAACCGAAACACCTCTTAAGTCTCCTCCACCATATTCTAAAGCCCAAGAGCATGCCTTTCTTGTTACAGTAAAAAAAGATGCCCAGGGAGAGGGATTTTCTGCTCAGAATGTAATTTTAATTGGAAAATCCCCCTTCTCTGAAGTGAACAATGTACTTTTAAGTTCTGCCAAACAACAAGCAGATGTTGAAAAAACAATTCAAGATACAAGTAATTCTGCTGCTCCTTTGCCTAGATCTCAAGATTCTGAGCGTATGACTCATACACAGCACATTGGCAACAGTACAGCTTCACTGGTTCAGCAAACAGAATTGTCCAAACAGTTAAAAAGGGCCATCCCCGAAAGCAGTCAGTCAATACATTTGGTCCCATCACCATCTCATTCAGCAAAGTCAGTAGCAGAGTCAAATAATGGCGCATCTGTGGAGATGGTGGAAGAtgcttttaaaaaatgcagtatgGAAACCATTCATGGtccaaaaaaaacacagtattcAGATCATGTAGTTTTGAGGGAAGAGTTAAGAAGAGAAGTGATTAAACATCTCGGGGGCATAATTTTAAAAACGCCTGCAACTACACAAAATCTTCCTGTTTTACAGAAAGAGGGCAGTCAAAGTGAAGAGACTGTTGACTCCGATAACCTGTCCAAAAAAATCACAAGTTCTGGACCGTCGCTCTCTGTAGATGGTAAGACCTCCAACCGTGGATTACTTGCCAAACTCTTAGGTCCTGGTTTGTCACGTGCTAATGAACCACAGGTCGCCATCGTTCCTCCAATAACGCAAAAACCAGCTGAAGCAGAAAATGAAgtcttttcaaatgtaaatgacgaagttccatttaaaattataaatgtatgTTCCTTAGTGGAAATGCCTTCAGATTCACCAGAGAGTCTAGAGCTACAAAAGTTTTCAACCTCGGAGACAAATGAGGTAGAAGCACTGAGACAAAATTCTAATTCTGAGTGCATAATAATTGATGAAACTGTTGAGGTGATCACCCCATCTGCTGAACAAGATAGTGATGTTATTTTTGTTCGGTGTACTAGTCGGAAAGATGACATTGAAAAGGACATTTTGATTGCTGATGTTTCTGAGACCCCTACTGCATTAAATTGTGGAGCAATAAAATACCCCATTGACAAGGAAATCTCACATTTCACATCTACAGAACAAGAGAGTGAGTCTGTTCCTGTAATCTGCCACAAAGCACAAGATGATAATCTTTGTGAAGAAACCCAGACCTGCCAAGATGTTTCCATGGAGAAAAACATCACAATGGAAGCAAACTATGAAGGTACTTTATGTGTTTCTAGTTCAGTGCCAAACCAGACCACACAAGAGGACTGCAAAGAGACGACAACCCTTTCAGAAGATGAGattaaaactgttgattttgacTTGTCTTCTGTACCGTGTATTACTTGGACACTTCCAGAATTAATTGTATTAATGGATAGTCTTCCAATCCTTGAAGACATGGGGTCCATGTCCTGTGTTGACCGTTTAATTAATGAGTTTTGGAATGGGGATATGGAAGATTTTACTGCAGAATTTCATAAAGCAAATACAATGATAAAAGTCTTTTGGAGCTTTTGGAATGTTGATTCATCTACTGAAATTCGGACCATACGTGATGGTGTGCTTTCTGAGGTGAAACCAGATGAATTTTCCAAAGTAGCCAAGCATTGCAAAGTACTTGGTGATGAAATAATGGCAGCCGAGGACATAAATTATAAATCTTCTTGGCTAAATCTAAATGAACAAGTTGATGATATTGACAAAGAATTTGGATATCCTCCATGTGTAAGTTCACAAATTTACAATTGTGTAACCAAGATGTCAGAGTCTTCACCAAGCATAAATCAGAGTGATGGGGGTTCAAATATGCAACTTGTTGCTATAGAGTCTCCACCATTGGTGACTGAAAAAGATGAGGGATCACCAGCTATTCCTGAAAAAACTGGAGACATTCATGATGATCCCCTGTCTAAAGTCCAGGTCAAGGTTTTGAATCACGAAGATGCAAAGAAATTGCTGGATGAAATCTGCTCTAAGGAACAGCTGCTGAAAAAGGTAGAGTCTGCCACTGAAAACTCAAAAGCTGCTTCAGAAACCAGAATTGAAACAGTTTGCTGTGGTCCTTGTTGGGTCCGTGGAATACATAACAATGCAGCAAATTCTACCTGTTCTTCACAATGTAGCAAAACAAGCACACAGAGAGAGATGGGGCACTATATCAACACAGAACTTGTTATGGAAGATGAGTCATCTAGAATAGTCATTGAAAGTGTTCCTGTTGTAAGCCCAAGTGAAAACATTTCACAGTCTGAACGTGAAAATATATTGAAGCCGGATATTAATTCTGTTGGAAACGGAGATAAGGAAAAAGCACAAGAGCCACAATTGTTACCCAATGCATCGCGAGTGGTATCAACTATTAAAagagatgaaaaaataaagcttgTAGACATTAAGAAAAGTTGTAAACAAATCGCTGGTAGTAAATATGAAATGTCTCATAGCAAAGAGCAGCCTCCTCCACAAAAAAGATCACGTCTTTCAGATGTGGATTATCAGGATGAAGGTAAAAGGGCatccaaaaaaataagaaaagaagatAACCTTAAACAAGAGAACCCCAAAATGGAATATACAAGAGATGCCAAATACAAGCAAGACCCTTCCTTAAAAAAAGGGCTTTGCCTTGACCCTAAGAAAAATGGAGATGGTCAGTTAAATTCAGTCACCTTGCAATGTACATTTCCACAAGAGCATGACACTTCTAAAGGGGTTCCTTCCAAAAGCCCCACATCCAAGCAAAAGTCTGACTCTAGCACAGGAATTAAAAACCTTTCTGTGAAGCTTGTGTTATATGGTTCAGATTCTCCCAGAAAACATGTTTGTGGACTTTCTAGCAAGCAATCTTCAAGTGAACATGACCACAGTCCTAAATTCAAGTATCACAGGCCTTCTAGAATACGAACACTTCCAcctaaagaaattaatttaacattGAAGGAAAGAAATGATGATGCTTCAGGTTGTGATAAAAACCAGCATGGTGCTGAAGTGCATGAAGTAAGAAAGAAGGGGAGTGGGCATAGTGAAGCCACACACCACCTTAAAAATTCCATTCAAAATTCTGTTAAATCCAGAACAGAAGACTTGAAGAAACATGCACAAAATAATGCATCCGAGTACCATCATGTTTCTCACATAAATGCAAGCCACCCTAGAAATGTTTACACTCAAAACTCTGGACAAGAGGAGAAAGCAAACCACTTGTCTTCAAGTTCTTCTCATCATAAATTGGCCACAACTAATGCAAACCTGACACAAGAGAATTATTCCaagcattttaatgaaaaaagcaaatcgaaaagaaaatctaaacatTATAAAAGTTTGGAACCGAGTGGTCAAAAGTCAAATGAAACTGTTGCTGTAAAGAATGATCACAAAAGTAGTAAACATGTTAAACGAAACAAAGGAGAATTTATTCAGCCCATTAGGAAGAGAAAGCTTATTCATCCAGAAATTAAATTCAAACTTGGGACTAAATTAGATAGCATAAAAACTGCAAATGGAAGTCAAAAAATTCCCAAGCTGGCATCTTCTCAGGAGGAGGTGAATCCACTGCAATTCAAGCTGTATCCCAAGTTGTTCAGCAAGGATTTGGACTTCACAAAGGAAAAGACAGAAGTAGTAGAGGTGTCTAAAAGTAAGTGAATCTGTTACCTGCTCCAGTGCATTTCTGCTAACCTTAAATATAGTGAATTATACTTATTAAACTTAAAGTTAAGACTCGTAATGctctgtcctctctctctctctctctctctctctccatagaAAAGAAAGCCAGTGTTTCACAGAAGTCCCCAGCACCCCAATGCTCTGTCCAGAGTAAgttgtttaaataatgtatatatgaGTAATTTGTCTGATTATagttgaagtttaaaaaaaaaaaaaaaattacaatacttGCAAGTAAAAAGAAACTGATCCAATGTGAataatttatagttttaaatTTGAACTGTATCTAAATTGACTTGAAtattattatgtatatgtattggagaaaaaacaaaatggtaaatgcagACACCAAGAGCATCTTTCATGAATGCTAGGCACATTTTAGACAGTAACCAAAATGAACTATATTAAGCTGCAAAAGCAAATATAGAACAATAGTGATCAATTGATGGTGTACTGAGGGAGGTTAAGTTTagcttcagtataaaacaatctGGGTGTACAGTAACAACAGGATGAATTGATAAATTTCCAGGTTAGACTACGTTAatataaagtcagtgttttttttattcagtcattAGCCACGGTGCCTGTcaaaagatagcaaatatttctttgttttagtaTCTTTTGAACTGCGTGCACTTTCAGTGCCTTTTCTCTGTAGTTGCATGTAAGTGAATGTCTTTTCACCAACACTCACTCTCTTGTGCGCATTCCCGTAAAGGTGGCTTTCTCTTCGCCCATCTGGTTTTAAACTTTCAGTCTTACTCCTTTACATACTTACTTCTCTTGAGTACACATCAGGAGGTGTGAAAAttcaaagtacaccttatgagaaggatttaagagacGTAGTGGACTCTGCTATCAACTgcaagacagtgttcagaagccattaagaagactaacagaatgttaggttgtatatagcacgatatgtggagtacaagtccaaggacaatatgctcaagctttataatgcactggtgaggcctcgtgtggagtactgtgtgcagttttggtctccaggctacaaaaaggacataacagtactagaaaaagtccagaggagagcaactaggctgattccagggctaaaggggatgaattatgaagaaagatcaaaagagctgagccttttacactttaagcaaaagaagattaagaggagacatgactaaagtttttagaattatgaagggaattagtacagtggatctagACTGTTATTATTGATGAACTCATTCTAAACTatggacatagttggaaacttgttaaggatagattttgaacaaatgttagaaagtgttTCATTACACATAGATCCATagccacatggaataagttatcaggtagtgtggtagacagtagtacTTTCGGGACTTTCAAGaatagtggataggactggtgagccttgttgggctgagtggcctgttcttgtgCTCATAGTTGAGTGCAAGCTAGTGAAATCTCCATCAATATGAGTGAATTTGTTTAGAGAAGAGTACATTTCTGTGACTGACATTAATGTAGATCTTCCAGGGTGCATATGGAATTTGACACCTGCTTTGGAGCTAGCAGTGTTAGATGATGAACAAATCTCTGCTATAGATGGCAACTGGCTTTGCTAGTCAGCCATAAAAATGTTGTCTGTGCCCTGCTTAGAATCCACAGGTGGCATCACAGGAGTAGTATCCTTCAACCTTTTCAAAAACCTAAAACTGCTGCAGAATACTTTGCATAGGTGACATTGGCATACAGCATCACTACGGGAAgccagaaagagaaaaataagaaaacgGAAGTTGCTGTATTGCTTCCTTTTGAGGACATCctaaaccataaaaaaaaaaattccaacgaAAATAAACAATGGTATGCATATAATTGTCATGCAAACAAACACAATACTCAAAGTATACCTGTAATTGAAAGGAAACAccaatgtaaaataaacacaaggtGCATACTGTACAATTTGCCCAGCTTTCTTTGTTCCAACAATTCCTTGGATGTTCCTTCTGATTCAGTCTCCTATTCTCAAGTTCATTTTGCCTTCCACCTGGTGCTGTTATGATAGTCAGGCAGCACCGTAATAAGAAAAGGAGGTAATGGAATGAGTGCTTTCAAAAGTTTAGAGTTACTTTTGAATGTTTGAAGAGGTGTTCTTTTATTGTGTAGTCCTTAGCAACCTTCCATTATGAACTACATTAGCAAAGGGGAGTTAATCCAAGCTAACGTCTGTGGTCGCTGAAAACCAGGAACGACAGGTGACAGACACCcatgtaaagtaaaaagcaatttcttggTGAGCAGGAGGCCGCAGCAGCTGTCAGCTCAGTTAGCTACAGACAGCCTCCCGTCAGCAGGGAGTTTCCCTCTTTTTATACCCAGCTtgtgtattaaacaaaaaaagaggaaatatggcagttcattttgaggtcatacatagattgttACAGCTTGCTGTCACACCATGGATTGGAAAGTGCAGGAGTGCAGTGTTTCTTAAAGAGAAGAGTT harbors:
- the si:ch211-106e7.2 gene encoding uncharacterized protein si:ch211-106e7.2, whose product is MQNGMVWYQASDSAGAPSLHRTNKVSTGGIDQHNGGPVSQHPVSSGQMSGTLQSKEDFAQDSSMLLFKVNSSPHFQHLMYVDTKRNSNPGRHQLPVQCININPSQSDNRIQSKQSFLKGATKKKPVLIDGNSQIQHSAFLEQYANHSIQNSAYLPPPYNVNNARYSANLNSRNDNPTVFSSSLERNDCYSSNDNSSSINASQAFSMASGIHASNRPVSVSHTFSQKHNLLRNMNKMVNGHLHSNGQISRNVPISAVENEMSQSCRSDQSSSSFMDANHSRKLLPAQDASSYNHNGINNHQTAQSRVLSQDGPSVLPEYLRHHLTNCIPFVLSDASVRNHNEDALRKCLGNSTSGLSYVEDHQGYFVKPTSVSNLKCQSVSTLSKTSQMTQNSSPVCQNISSMQPVPQMLQNPATHQSISSIHPNSQKAQISSTALQNISALQPILQMLQSPTVAHQNISMQPNHQMSQNSIAAYPSISSTVQATQKVQIPSATLQNISSLQPIPKMLQRPSVANQNISIQPNPQMSQNSTTAYPNISSTVQTTRMPQNSVSKMPPSLSAAFPSRPAFIKQSIMEQQTSYSHQKALLNSNKNACSGETSQNSSTTFDEILSYLASDINQMNLINQNKNKVTENDPTVNSLRPSKGVSVSVAKGQVSSEMSQHLNAPQHTITETPLKSPPPYSKAQEHAFLVTVKKDAQGEGFSAQNVILIGKSPFSEVNNVLLSSAKQQADVEKTIQDTSNSAAPLPRSQDSERMTHTQHIGNSTASLVQQTELSKQLKRAIPESSQSIHLVPSPSHSAKSVAESNNGASVEMVEDAFKKCSMETIHGPKKTQYSDHVVLREELRREVIKHLGGIILKTPATTQNLPVLQKEGSQSEETVDSDNLSKKITSSGPSLSVDGKTSNRGLLAKLLGPGLSRANEPQVAIVPPITQKPAEAENEVFSNVNDEVPFKIINVCSLVEMPSDSPESLELQKFSTSETNEVEALRQNSNSECIIIDETVEVITPSAEQDSDVIFVRCTSRKDDIEKDILIADVSETPTALNCGAIKYPIDKEISHFTSTEQESESVPVICHKAQDDNLCEETQTCQDVSMEKNITMEANYEGTLCVSSSVPNQTTQEDCKETTTLSEDEIKTVDFDLSSVPCITWTLPELIVLMDSLPILEDMGSMSCVDRLINEFWNGDMEDFTAEFHKANTMIKVFWSFWNVDSSTEIRTIRDGVLSEVKPDEFSKVAKHCKVLGDEIMAAEDINYKSSWLNLNEQVDDIDKEFGYPPCVSSQIYNCVTKMSESSPSINQSDGGSNMQLVAIESPPLVTEKDEGSPAIPEKTGDIHDDPLSKVQVKVLNHEDAKKLLDEICSKEQLLKKVESATENSKAASETRIETVCCGPCWVRGIHNNAANSTCSSQCSKTSTQREMGHYINTELVMEDESSRIVIESVPVVSPSENISQSERENILKPDINSVGNGDKEKAQEPQLLPNASRVVSTIKRDEKIKLVDIKKSCKQIAGSKYEMSHSKEQPPPQKRSRLSDVDYQDEGKRASKKIRKEDNLKQENPKMEYTRDAKYKQDPSLKKGLCLDPKKNGDGQLNSVTLQCTFPQEHDTSKGVPSKSPTSKQKSDSSTGIKNLSVKLVLYGSDSPRKHVCGLSSKQSSSEHDHSPKFKYHRPSRIRTLPPKEINLTLKERNDDASGCDKNQHGAEVHEVRKKGSGHSEATHHLKNSIQNSVKSRTEDLKKHAQNNASEYHHVSHINASHPRNVYTQNSGQEEKANHLSSSSSHHKLATTNANLTQENYSKHFNEKSKSKRKSKHYKSLEPSGQKSNETVAVKNDHKSSKHVKRNKGEFIQPIRKRKLIHPEIKFKLGTKLDSIKTANGSQKIPKLASSQEEVNPLQFKLYPKLFSKDLDFTKEKTEVVEVSKKKKASVSQKSPAPQCSVQSNWKNKVQTSSIKRPSSSKPEEKSHTDDTFQEFKKKYLQKEGKLKSLK